Within Actinosynnema pretiosum, the genomic segment CTCTCCGACCTGATCGCCCGGCAGCTGGTCGACGGCACGGAGCTGCCGGTCGGCGTGGTCACCGCCGTGCTCGGCGCCCCGTACCTGATGCACCTGCTCATCCGCAGCCGCCGGGAGGCGAGGACATGACCACGGCACCCCCGTCCCCCAGCGCGCGCCTGCGCGCCCGCGAGCTGTCGATCGGCTACGGCGACCGGTTGGTCGTCGACCGGCTCGACCTGGACGTGCTCGACGGCGCCGTCACCGCCGTCATCGGCCCCAACGGCTGCGGCAAGTCCACGGTGCTGCGCGCGCTCGCCCGCCTGCTGCCCACCAGGGGCGGGCAGGTCCTGCTCGACGGCAGGCCGATCACGCAGGCGCCCACCCGCGAGGTGGCCAAGGTGCTCGGGATGCTGCCGCAGACCCCGCAGGGCCCCGAGGGGCTGACCGTGGCCGACCTGGTCGCCAGGGGCAGGCACCCGCACCAGGCCTGGTACCGGCAGTGGTCCGGAGACGACGAGGCCGCCGTCGCCGAGGCGCTGCGGTTGACCGGCATGGAGGACCTCGCCGAGCGCACCCTGGACCAGCTCTCCGGCGGCCAGCGCCAGCGCGCCTGGATCTCCATGGCGCTCGCCCAGGGCACCGACCTGCTGCTGCTCGACGAGCCGACGACCTACCTGGACCTCGCGCACCAGATCGACGTGCTGGACCTGGTGCGGCTGCTGCACGCCGAGGGCGGGCGCACGATCGTCATGGTGCTGCACGACCTGAACCTCGCCGCCCGCTACGCCGACCACCTGGTGGCCATGAAGGACGGTCGGATCGTGGTGCAGGGCGCGCCGTCCGAGGTGCTGACCGAGGAGGTGCTGGAGGAGGTGTTCGGGCTGGAGGCCGCCGTCATCGCGGACCCGGTCGCGGGCACCCCGATGGTGGTGCCGATCCGGTCCACGACGCACGCGGCGGCCAACCGCAGGCAAGACCACCCGAAGGGCTGATCCTTCCAACGAACGGCGGAGAGCCGGTCACTTCCCGCAGACGCGGGGGCAGGTGTCACACGCCTGTGCCCCCGGAAGGGTGAAGTGGAAGCAGCAGCTCTCCCGGCGGCGCGTCCAGGTCCCGTCGACCACGCGCAACGTCGTCGCCGAGGTGTACGGGGCCTCGGGGAACGGCAGCAGCAGCGCGGAGTCCGCGACCCCGGCCGCCTCGTCGCCGCCGTGCAGCCCGGCCAGCCACGCCGAGCCGTCCAGCGCGTCCGTGGCCGCCGCCCACAGCGCCCGCCCGCCCAGCCGGGTGGTCGGGCCGTAGGCGGCGGCGAACGCGGCTGCGTGCCCGGCGAACCGGGCGCGCAGCAGCGCGGCCAGCGCGGACTCGTCGGCCACGACGGTCGCCTCGGGGTGGTTGCCCGCGGGATCGCCGGGCAGGCAGGCGAAGCCGCCCGCCAGCAGCGCGACGCCGACCACGTCGGGCCTGCCGTCGTCGGCCAGCCGCAGCGCCAGGTCCTCGGGGCGCAGCGACGGGACCCGGCGCGCCCGGTGGAACAGCGCGCCGCCGAGCATCCCGACCGCGCCCAGGTACCAGCCGAGCACGTACCCGGCCGTGGCGCGCTCGGTGGAGCCGCCGTGCCGCTCCCGGAGCCAGTCGGCGAGCTCGCCGCGCCAGGCGGTGAACCGCCCCGGATCGGCGAGCAGGTCGGAGCACCGGGTCCATCCATCGGGTGCGCCGCGGCCCGTTCGCTCGTAGCGGATCTCCAGCCACCCCACCAGGGAGGACGTGGCCGAAACGGTGTCCGCCAGGGGGTTCAGCGCGTCGCGGGGGTCGATCCGCGCCGGTACGGTCATGGGGAAGCAGGGTCCTTGTGGTCGTGCCGTCTGAGGTTTGCCTTACCTTACCAATGGCGGTGTTCGCGCTCAGCGGACAACGCCCGGTTCGCGGAATCTGCCTGGCAGATGACCCGTTGTAACCGGATGTAGGAGTTCCCCGAAGACGACAGGCTCTGAACGGAAGCGGAGAGCGACGGGGCAACGACTACAGTGGTCCCACGGTGCCGCGCTCTCCACGGATGCCAGTGGCGAGCCGAGGACCGCCGGCGCAGCAGTCAGGGAGTGCGAATGTTCGAGAGGTTCACCGACCGCGCGAGGCGGGTGGTTGTCCTGGCCCAGGAAGAGGCCAGGATGCTCAACCACAACTACATCGGCACCGAGCACATCCTCCTGGGTTTGATCCACGAGGGTGAGGGTGTCGCCGCCAAGGCGCTGGAGTCGTTGGGGATCGCGCTGGAGGGCGTGCGCCAGCAGGTCGAGGAGATCATCGGCCAGGGCCAGCAGGCACCCAGCGGGCACATCCCCTTCACCCCGCGCGCCAAGAAGGTTCTGGAGCTGTCGCTGCGCGAGGCGCTGCAGCTCGGGCACAACTACATCGGCACGGAGCACATCCTGCTCGGCCTGATCCGCGAGGGCGAGGGCGTCGCCGCCCAGGTCCTCGTGAAGCTGGGCGCGGACCTCAACCGGGTCCGCCAGCAGGTGCTCCAGCTGCTCTCCGGCTACTCCGGCGGCAAGGAGCCCGCCGAGGCCGGTGGCCGGGGCGAGGGCACGCCGTCCTCGTCGCTGGTGCTGGACCAGTTCGGCCGCAACCTGACCTCCATGGCCCGCGAGGGCAAGCTCGACCCGGTCATCGGGCGGGCCAAGGAGATCGAGCGGGTCATGCAGGTGCTGTCCCGGCGCACCAAGAACAACCCGGTGCTCATCGGCGAGCCCGGCGTCGGCAAGACCGCCGTCGTCGAGGGCCTGGCGCAGATGGTCGTCAAGGGCGAGGTGCCCGAGACGCTGAAGGACAAGCAGCTCTACACGCTCGACCTCAGCTCGCTGGTGGCCGGTTCCCGCTACCGCGGCGACTTCGAGGAGCGCCTGAAGAAGGTGCTCAAGGAGATCCGCACCCGCGGCGACATCATCCTGTTCATCGACGAGATCCACACCCTGGTCGGCGCGGGCGCCGCCGAGGGCGCGATCGACGCCGCGAGCATCCTCAAGCCGATGCTGGCGCGCGGTGAGCTCCAGACCATCGGCGCCACCACGCTCGACGAGTACCGCAAGTACGTCGAGAAGGACCCGGCGCTCGAGCGCCGCTTCCAGCCGATCCAGGTGGGCGAGCCCTCCCTGGAGCACACGATCGAGATCCTCAAGGGCCTGCGCGACCGGTACGAGGCGCACCACCGCGTCTCGATCACCGACTCGGCGCTGGTGGCCGCGGCGACGCTGGCCGACCGGTACATCAACGACCGGTACCTGCCGGACAAGGCGATCGACCTCATCGACGAGGCGGGCGCGCGGATGCGCATCCGCCGGATGACCGCGCCGCCGGACCTGCGCGAGTTCGACGAGAAGATCGCGGACGTGCGCCGCGACAAGGAGTCCGCGATCGACGCGCAGGACTTCGAGCGCGCCGCGAAGCTCCGCGACCAGGAGAAGACCCTGCTGGGCCAGAAGGCCGAGCGGGAGAAGCAGTGGAAGGACGGCGACCTCGACGTCGTCGCCGAGGTCGACGAGGAGCAGATCGCCGAGGTCCTGGCGAACTGGACGGGCATCCCGGTCTTCAAGCTGACCGAGGAGGAGACCACCCGCCTGCTGCGCATGGAGGACGAGCTCCACAAGCGCATCATCGGCCAGGTCGAGGCCGTCAAGGCCGTCTCGCAGGCCATCCGGCGCACCCGCGCCGGCCTGAAGGACCCCAAGCGCCCCGCGGGCTCGTTCATCTTCGCCGGCCCGTCCGGCGTCGGCAAGACCGAGCTGTCCAAGGCGCTGGCGAACTTCCTGTTCGGCGAGGACGACGCGCTCATCCAGATCGACATGGGCGAGTTCCACGACCGCTACACCGCCTCGCGGCTCTTCGGCGCGCCTCCCGGCTACGTCGGCTACGAGGAGGGCGGCCAGCTCACCGAGAAGGTGCGGCGCAAGCCGTTCTCGGTCGTGCTGTTCGACGAGATCGAGAAGGCCCACAACGAGGTCTATAACACCCTCCTGCAGGTGCTGGAGGACGGTCGCCTCACGGACGGCCAGGGCCGGACGGTGGACTTCAAGAACACCGTCATCATCTTCACGTCGAACCTCGGCACCTCGGACATCTCGAAGGCCGTCGGACTGGGCTTCGCGTCGGGGCAGGACAACGCCTCGAACTACGAGCGCATGAAGAACAAGGTCAACGACGAGCTGAAGAAGCACTTCCGCCCGGAGTTCCTCAACCGCATCGACGACATCATCGTGTTCCACCAGCTGACTCGCGAAGAGATCATCAAGATGGTGGACCTGCTGATCGCCCGCGTCGAGACGCAGCTGAAGAACAAGGACATGGCGATCGAGCTGACCGAGAAGGCCAAGCAGCTGCTGGCCAAGCGGGGCTTCGACCCCGTGCTCGGCGCCCGCCCGCTGCGCAGGACCATCCAGCGCGAGATCGAGGACCAGCTGTCGGAGAAGATCCTGTTCGGGGAGATCCAGCCCGGCCAGATCGTCATCACCGACGTCGAGGGCTGGGACGGCGAGTCCGACCAGCACGACAAGGCGAAGTTCGTCTTCCGCAGCGAGCCGAAGCCGACCAAGGTCCCCGACTCCCCGCCGGTGGACCTGGCCTCGGCGGGCGGCGACGACTCCGCCCAGGGCGAGGCCTCGGGCGAGTGATTTGAGGCGGTCCGCCGCCCTGGAGTTCGAGGAACAGCAGGGGAGCCCCCGTGGAGTCCACGGGGGCTCCCCTGCGTCGTGAGGCGGTCCGCCGCCGGCCAGCCGGGGGCCCGCCGGTCCGGCGC encodes:
- a CDS encoding (2Fe-2S)-binding protein; translated protein: MTVPARIDPRDALNPLADTVSATSSLVGWLEIRYERTGRGAPDGWTRCSDLLADPGRFTAWRGELADWLRERHGGSTERATAGYVLGWYLGAVGMLGGALFHRARRVPSLRPEDLALRLADDGRPDVVGVALLAGGFACLPGDPAGNHPEATVVADESALAALLRARFAGHAAAFAAAYGPTTRLGGRALWAAATDALDGSAWLAGLHGGDEAAGVADSALLLPFPEAPYTSATTLRVVDGTWTRRRESCCFHFTLPGAQACDTCPRVCGK
- a CDS encoding ATP-dependent Clp protease ATP-binding subunit, producing MFERFTDRARRVVVLAQEEARMLNHNYIGTEHILLGLIHEGEGVAAKALESLGIALEGVRQQVEEIIGQGQQAPSGHIPFTPRAKKVLELSLREALQLGHNYIGTEHILLGLIREGEGVAAQVLVKLGADLNRVRQQVLQLLSGYSGGKEPAEAGGRGEGTPSSSLVLDQFGRNLTSMAREGKLDPVIGRAKEIERVMQVLSRRTKNNPVLIGEPGVGKTAVVEGLAQMVVKGEVPETLKDKQLYTLDLSSLVAGSRYRGDFEERLKKVLKEIRTRGDIILFIDEIHTLVGAGAAEGAIDAASILKPMLARGELQTIGATTLDEYRKYVEKDPALERRFQPIQVGEPSLEHTIEILKGLRDRYEAHHRVSITDSALVAAATLADRYINDRYLPDKAIDLIDEAGARMRIRRMTAPPDLREFDEKIADVRRDKESAIDAQDFERAAKLRDQEKTLLGQKAEREKQWKDGDLDVVAEVDEEQIAEVLANWTGIPVFKLTEEETTRLLRMEDELHKRIIGQVEAVKAVSQAIRRTRAGLKDPKRPAGSFIFAGPSGVGKTELSKALANFLFGEDDALIQIDMGEFHDRYTASRLFGAPPGYVGYEEGGQLTEKVRRKPFSVVLFDEIEKAHNEVYNTLLQVLEDGRLTDGQGRTVDFKNTVIIFTSNLGTSDISKAVGLGFASGQDNASNYERMKNKVNDELKKHFRPEFLNRIDDIIVFHQLTREEIIKMVDLLIARVETQLKNKDMAIELTEKAKQLLAKRGFDPVLGARPLRRTIQREIEDQLSEKILFGEIQPGQIVITDVEGWDGESDQHDKAKFVFRSEPKPTKVPDSPPVDLASAGGDDSAQGEASGE
- a CDS encoding ABC transporter ATP-binding protein, with product MTTAPPSPSARLRARELSIGYGDRLVVDRLDLDVLDGAVTAVIGPNGCGKSTVLRALARLLPTRGGQVLLDGRPITQAPTREVAKVLGMLPQTPQGPEGLTVADLVARGRHPHQAWYRQWSGDDEAAVAEALRLTGMEDLAERTLDQLSGGQRQRAWISMALAQGTDLLLLDEPTTYLDLAHQIDVLDLVRLLHAEGGRTIVMVLHDLNLAARYADHLVAMKDGRIVVQGAPSEVLTEEVLEEVFGLEAAVIADPVAGTPMVVPIRSTTHAAANRRQDHPKG